A stretch of the Aegilops tauschii subsp. strangulata cultivar AL8/78 chromosome 4, Aet v6.0, whole genome shotgun sequence genome encodes the following:
- the LOC141021787 gene encoding uncharacterized protein encodes MAEEPSAKRHHGETPDKSGNLDDVHVPGEKRAYTKTLTGVELHGKETLEIVCTSEPDKADEMMRRLRMKGGGLYPNFIGVDVEYTREDEPPQMAAVLQLCVEELSLVYHITAATKWTKRLKEFPQEEKLYTLAGFSIEGDKRMLNKFGLEINPNNFIDMQSSIIHPFYKGMKKKIDTQEDHKLWGISPLPDKLIEYAGIDAYATYKSWKIIDNITTGWEIAKEQEDDPYYHCHFTG; translated from the exons ATGGCGGAGGAACCGTCCGCCAAGCGTCATCATGGCGAGACGCCTGACAAGAGCGGCAACCTCGACGATGTTCACGTCCCCGGCGAGAAGCGCGCGTACACCAAAACCCTCACAGGGGTTGAGCTCCACGGCAAGGAGACGCTGGAGATCGTCTGCACCAGCGAACCAGACAAGGCCGACGAGATGATGAGAAGGCTCAGGATGAAGGGCGGCGGCTTGTATCCTAACTTCATCGGAGTTGATGTGGAGTACACCAGGGAAGACGAACCTCCCCAGATGGCAGCAGTCCTGCAGTTGTGCGTGGAGGAACTCAGCTTGGTGTACCACATCACAGCGGCCACAAAATG GACCAAGCGCCTCAAAGAGTTCCCGCAGGAGGAGAAATTGTACACATTAGCCGGTTTCAGCATTGAAGGTGACAAGCGGATGCTGAACAAGTTTGGTTTGGAGATCAACCCCAACAACTTCATCGACATGCAGT CCAGCATCATCCACCCATTCTACAAAGGCATGAAGAAGAAGATCGACACGCAGGAAGACCACAAACTGTGGGGGATCAGCCCACTGCCAGACAAGCTCATCGAGTACGCAGGAATAGATGCGTACGCCACGTACAAGTCATGGAAGATAATCGACAACATCACAACAGGTTGGGAAATTGCAAAAGAGCAGGAGGATGACCCCTACTACCACTGCCACTTCACGGGATGA